In Rhizobium sp. N324, a single genomic region encodes these proteins:
- a CDS encoding SLC13 family permease has product MTFEQASLLILLLAMLVLFSLDRIRIEVISIAGLLAGYALGLYPADQIFTGFASPVVVTVVEILLIVQVLARARLFDNLAARFAAAGPSRFQVIAGTSSLAGFISIFMNNIGAFAITLPVALRLGTALTIPRRQLVLPVSFAALLGGLVSLIGTPANLLVSDALAKATGSGFRFFDFAYVGLPVAVAGILLIAFQVQRLFPEPDETPTTISPATRRIVVERRIPDGSPLIGVQLSDCPTHFGVKPHALIRGENFVFGPLDQLVIEAGDVLLAEGGDTVFAGLAAAQALIADSHPHGLQPDFTRVEAVVMPESTLVGSRIRSLEIFHSRGVAVTALSMRAPRIEGRFLDLQLSIGDILTLEGPRMAIAEGLEESECLPLASAVSSEPASLSWRPFALFACGIAASAAGLRPDVAFAGIVLVLALLNHLNIRQAMADLNWPIIIMLAAMIPIGQAVASTGAAETIAGWLSLVVPITHPLFGIALILFLAMALTPFVNNATVAIVLAPIALEFAKAGSHVPDAYLIAVAAGASLDFLTPFGHHNNTLAMGIGGYRFRDFLRAGWPLAVTSYGLALFFLALFWL; this is encoded by the coding sequence ATGACGTTCGAGCAAGCATCCCTGCTGATCCTTCTGCTGGCGATGCTCGTTCTCTTCTCACTCGATCGCATCCGCATCGAGGTAATTTCGATCGCCGGCCTGCTCGCCGGCTATGCGCTCGGGCTATATCCCGCCGACCAGATCTTCACGGGCTTTGCCAGTCCCGTCGTCGTCACCGTCGTCGAGATCCTGCTGATCGTCCAGGTGCTGGCGCGCGCCAGGCTCTTCGACAATCTCGCCGCCCGTTTCGCGGCCGCAGGACCCTCGCGCTTCCAGGTCATAGCAGGCACCTCTTCGCTGGCCGGCTTCATCTCCATCTTCATGAACAATATCGGTGCCTTTGCGATCACCCTTCCGGTGGCGCTGCGGCTCGGCACAGCGCTGACGATCCCCCGCCGCCAGCTCGTCCTACCGGTCTCGTTTGCAGCCCTGCTCGGCGGCCTCGTCTCGCTGATCGGCACGCCGGCCAACCTGCTCGTCAGCGATGCGCTCGCCAAGGCGACCGGATCAGGCTTTCGCTTCTTCGATTTCGCCTATGTCGGCCTGCCCGTCGCCGTCGCCGGCATTCTGCTCATCGCCTTTCAGGTGCAGCGGCTGTTTCCGGAGCCAGACGAAACGCCGACGACAATCTCACCGGCCACGCGCCGCATCGTCGTCGAGCGTCGCATCCCTGACGGGTCGCCGCTGATCGGCGTGCAGCTTTCCGATTGTCCCACGCATTTCGGCGTCAAGCCGCATGCGCTGATCCGCGGCGAAAATTTCGTCTTCGGTCCGCTCGACCAGTTGGTGATCGAAGCCGGCGACGTGCTGCTTGCCGAAGGCGGCGATACCGTCTTTGCCGGCCTTGCCGCCGCGCAGGCGCTGATCGCCGATAGCCATCCGCATGGCCTTCAGCCGGATTTTACCCGTGTCGAAGCCGTCGTCATGCCAGAAAGCACGCTGGTGGGCTCGCGCATCCGCTCGCTCGAAATCTTTCACAGCCGCGGCGTCGCGGTCACCGCCCTTTCCATGCGGGCGCCGCGCATCGAGGGCCGTTTCCTCGACCTGCAGCTGTCGATCGGCGATATATTGACGCTCGAAGGGCCGCGCATGGCAATCGCCGAAGGGCTTGAAGAAAGCGAGTGTCTGCCACTCGCTTCGGCTGTTTCGAGCGAGCCGGCCTCGCTCTCCTGGCGGCCTTTCGCGCTGTTTGCCTGCGGCATCGCCGCATCTGCCGCCGGCCTGCGTCCCGACGTCGCCTTTGCCGGCATCGTGCTCGTGCTCGCTTTGCTCAACCATCTGAACATCCGCCAGGCGATGGCCGATCTCAACTGGCCAATCATTATCATGCTGGCGGCGATGATCCCCATCGGTCAGGCAGTGGCAAGCACCGGTGCGGCCGAAACCATCGCCGGCTGGCTGAGCCTCGTCGTGCCGATCACCCATCCGCTCTTCGGCATCGCTCTCATCCTCTTCCTCGCCATGGCGCTGACCCCTTTCGTCAACAATGCGACGGTCGCAATCGTTCTGGCCCCGATCGCATTGGAATTCGCGAAAGCCGGCAGTCACGTCCCGGACGCCTACCTGATCGCCGTCGCCGCCGGCGCCTCGCTGGATTTCCTGACGCCCTTCGGCCATCACAACAACACGCTGGCGATGGGCATTGGCGGCTACCGCTTCCGCGACTTCCTGCGCGCCGGCTGGCCGCTTGCCGTCACAAGCTACGGCCTCGCTTTGTTTTTTCTGGCTCTGTTCTGGCTGTGA